A single genomic interval of Zingiber officinale cultivar Zhangliang chromosome 4A, Zo_v1.1, whole genome shotgun sequence harbors:
- the LOC121970144 gene encoding target of rapamycin complex subunit LST8 isoform X1 — MSQPSVILATASYDHTIRFWEAKSGRCYRTIQYPDSQVNRLEITPDKRYLAAAGNPNIRLFDVNSNSPHPVSSYESHTNNVMAVGFQCDGNWMYSGSEDGTVKIWDLRTATCQREYESRAAVNTVVLHPNQKELISGDQNGNIRVWDLAANSCSCELVPEVDTAVRSLTVMWDGSMVVAANNHGTCYVWRLLKGTQTMTYFEPLHKLQAHNGYILKCLLSPEFCDPNRYLATAASDHTVKIWNVDGFTLEKTLTGHQRWVWDCVFSVDGAYLITASSDTTARLWSMSTGETVRVYQGHHKATICCALHDGAESTPT; from the exons ATGAGCCAACCTTCTGTAATTCTTGCCACGGCAAGCTATGATCACACTATCAGATTCTGGGAGGCCAAAAGTGGGCGCTGTTATCGCACCATTCAATACCCAGATTCT CAGGTCAATAGGCTTGAGATAACACCTGACAAAAGATACTTAGCTGCTGCTGGCAATCCCAACATCCGCCTTTTCGATGTTAACTCTAATAGTCCACATCCA GTTTCCAGCTATGAATCACATACTAATAACGTTATGGCAGTGGGTTTTCAATGTGATGGAAATTGGATGTATTCAGGGTCTGAAGATGGTACAGTGAAGATATGGGATTTGAG AACTGCAACTTGCCAACGAGAATATGAAAGCCGTGCAGCTGTTAATACAGTCGTTCTGCACCCAAATCAA AAGGAACTAATATCTGGTGATCAAAATGGTAACATTAGAGTATGGGATCTCGCTGCAAATTCATGCAGCTGTGAGTTA GTTCCAGAGGTTGATACAGCTGTAAGGTCTCTGACTGTGATGTGGGATGGAAGCATGGTTGTTGCTGCAAATAATCATGGAACATGTTATGTCTGGCGCTTACTAAAAGGAACTCAG ACAATGACCTACTTTGAACCACTGCATAAATTACAAGCACATAACGGCTATATCTTGAAGTGTCTGCTTTCTCCAGAATTTTGTGATCCCAATCG GTATCTTGCTACTGCTGCATCTGATCACACTGTAAAAATATGGAATGTAGATGGCTTTACCTTGGAGAAGACTTTAACAG GACATCAGCGCTGGGTATGGGATTGCGTTTTCTCTGTTGATGGTGCTTATCTGATAACAG CTTCATCCGATACAACTGCAAGACTTTGGTCGATGTCCACCGGAGAAACCGTCAGGGTCTACCAAGGTCATCACAAAGCAACAATCTGCTGTGCTCTTCATGACGGTGCTGAATCAACTCCGACCTAA
- the LOC121970144 gene encoding target of rapamycin complex subunit LST8 isoform X2 — protein MSQPSVILATASYDHTIRFWEAKSGRCYRTIQYPDSVNRLEITPDKRYLAAAGNPNIRLFDVNSNSPHPVSSYESHTNNVMAVGFQCDGNWMYSGSEDGTVKIWDLRTATCQREYESRAAVNTVVLHPNQKELISGDQNGNIRVWDLAANSCSCELVPEVDTAVRSLTVMWDGSMVVAANNHGTCYVWRLLKGTQTMTYFEPLHKLQAHNGYILKCLLSPEFCDPNRYLATAASDHTVKIWNVDGFTLEKTLTGHQRWVWDCVFSVDGAYLITASSDTTARLWSMSTGETVRVYQGHHKATICCALHDGAESTPT, from the exons ATGAGCCAACCTTCTGTAATTCTTGCCACGGCAAGCTATGATCACACTATCAGATTCTGGGAGGCCAAAAGTGGGCGCTGTTATCGCACCATTCAATACCCAGATTCT GTCAATAGGCTTGAGATAACACCTGACAAAAGATACTTAGCTGCTGCTGGCAATCCCAACATCCGCCTTTTCGATGTTAACTCTAATAGTCCACATCCA GTTTCCAGCTATGAATCACATACTAATAACGTTATGGCAGTGGGTTTTCAATGTGATGGAAATTGGATGTATTCAGGGTCTGAAGATGGTACAGTGAAGATATGGGATTTGAG AACTGCAACTTGCCAACGAGAATATGAAAGCCGTGCAGCTGTTAATACAGTCGTTCTGCACCCAAATCAA AAGGAACTAATATCTGGTGATCAAAATGGTAACATTAGAGTATGGGATCTCGCTGCAAATTCATGCAGCTGTGAGTTA GTTCCAGAGGTTGATACAGCTGTAAGGTCTCTGACTGTGATGTGGGATGGAAGCATGGTTGTTGCTGCAAATAATCATGGAACATGTTATGTCTGGCGCTTACTAAAAGGAACTCAG ACAATGACCTACTTTGAACCACTGCATAAATTACAAGCACATAACGGCTATATCTTGAAGTGTCTGCTTTCTCCAGAATTTTGTGATCCCAATCG GTATCTTGCTACTGCTGCATCTGATCACACTGTAAAAATATGGAATGTAGATGGCTTTACCTTGGAGAAGACTTTAACAG GACATCAGCGCTGGGTATGGGATTGCGTTTTCTCTGTTGATGGTGCTTATCTGATAACAG CTTCATCCGATACAACTGCAAGACTTTGGTCGATGTCCACCGGAGAAACCGTCAGGGTCTACCAAGGTCATCACAAAGCAACAATCTGCTGTGCTCTTCATGACGGTGCTGAATCAACTCCGACCTAA
- the LOC121970146 gene encoding transcription factor HHO6-like, translating into MASENRDVKVALRERHILKMEEEKKKVENLKEELPECNRLFINALQFMENKLEKCSGKRCVRVFGRIMSTSEKLDEPGHRTNGSSSVSMEDAGHDLPPTSPLLPKKARRYWTEELHCRFLKAVEQLGGAQLATPKQIKEQMDVEGLTSDQVRSHLQKHRLSMRERAGLSFHLEGGDARVQREEDEGEERG; encoded by the exons ATGGCGTCGGAGAACCGAGATGTAAAGGTGGCCTTGCGAGAgaggcatatcctcaaaatggaagaggagaagaagaaggtggagaATTTAAAAGAGGAGCTCCCCGAGTGCAACCGGTTGTTCATAAATG CTCTACAGTTCATGGAGAACAAGTTGGAGAAGTGCAGTGGCAAGAGATGCGTGCGCGTGTTCGGACGCATCATGTCTACTTCCGAGAAACTCGACGAGCCTGGCCACCGTACGAACGGATCGAGCTCGGTCTCAATGGAAGATGCCGGCCATGATCTGCCACCGACATCGCCGTTGCTGCCGAAGAAAGCGAGAAGGTATTGGACGGAGGAGCTGCACTGCCGGTTCCTCAAGGCCGTCGAGCAGCTCGGAGGCGCCCAGC TTGCGACTCCGAAGCAGATCAAAGAGCAGATGGACGTGGAGGGCCTCACGAGCGACCAAGTGAGGAGCCATTTGCAG AAACACCGGCTGAGCATGCGCGAGAGGGCGGGGCTGAGCTTCCACCTGGAAGGAGGCGATGCGCGGGTTCAGCgcgaggaagatgaaggggaagaAAGGGGCTGA